A stretch of the Borrelia hispanica CRI genome encodes the following:
- a CDS encoding Mlp family lipoprotein: MIKYTNYLIFCSLLLLCCCKEITKSTRPSKDLTKKKPETTTTQKTAEETLRKNLTEEEQVNLDFLKESLNNKEKFNKFLLFAQPKIKEALAHIKTQLERCKNNNDGKEGFKNAVQAYFTTMDDNELANFKDSVTSTC; the protein is encoded by the coding sequence ATGATTAAATATACAAATTATTTGATATTTTGTAGTCTATTACTACTTTGCTGTTGCAAAGAAATAACAAAATCTACAAGACCCTCAAAAGATCTAACTAAAAAAAAGCCAGAAACTACAACAACACAAAAAACAGCTGAAGAAACATTAAGAAAAAATTTAACTGAAGAAGAGCAAGTAAACTTAGATTTCTTAAAAGAAAGTTTAAACAATAAAGAAAAGTTTAATAAGTTTTTATTATTTGCTCAACCTAAGATTAAAGAAGCTTTGGCTCACATAAAGACTCAACTTGAACGTTGCAAAAACAATAACGATGGTAAAGAAGGATTTAAAAATGCGGTACAAGCCTACTTTACTACAATGGATGACAATGAACTAGCTAATTTTAAAGATAGTGTGACGAGTACTTGTTAA